Proteins encoded in a region of the Burkholderia ubonensis subsp. mesacidophila genome:
- a CDS encoding sensor histidine kinase, protein MATPAHSRHPTGEPASAADAARDARYENPFAPPDETDAPEAARPRSLFGEILDWMLAPLLLLWPMSIAVTYLVAKTIANGPFDRALETNAYVLARQIHPVNGVAELTLPPATRDFLRADNVDSVYFQVLGTRGELVAGEADLPLPRDEDRPPPGVVAFRDDLLRGNDVRVAYTTVALPQAGGPQPVLVQVGETLDKRNALANDIIKGVILPQFVILPLAILLVWFGLSRGLAPLNALQAHIRARRPDDLSPVEAQRAPPEIEPLVTSFNDLLARLEQSMALQKRFIADAAHQMKTPLAGLRTQAEFALRHDVSEDVQRSLEQIATSSEQAARLVTQLLALARAENRASGLTFEPVDVAPLARRAVRDWVQAALAKRMDLGYEGPDDGNDGAPLDVDGNPLMLREMLGNLIDNALRYTPEGGRITVRVRADRAARLAHLEVEDTGPGIPAAERERVLERFYRILGREGDGSGLGLAIVREIVAQHGGTLTLDDHVYQAMPRLAGTLVRVTLPLHDPAPE, encoded by the coding sequence ATGGCCACGCCGGCCCATTCCCGCCACCCGACCGGCGAGCCCGCGTCCGCCGCCGACGCCGCGCGCGACGCACGCTACGAGAACCCGTTCGCGCCGCCCGACGAAACCGACGCCCCCGAAGCCGCACGGCCGCGCTCGCTGTTCGGCGAGATCCTCGACTGGATGCTCGCGCCGCTCTTGCTGCTGTGGCCGATGAGCATCGCCGTCACGTATCTCGTCGCGAAGACGATCGCGAACGGGCCGTTCGACCGCGCGCTCGAGACCAACGCCTATGTGCTCGCGCGGCAGATCCACCCCGTCAACGGCGTCGCCGAGCTGACGCTGCCGCCGGCGACGCGCGACTTCCTGCGCGCCGACAACGTCGACAGCGTCTATTTCCAGGTGCTCGGCACGCGCGGCGAGCTGGTCGCGGGCGAAGCGGACCTGCCGCTGCCGCGCGACGAGGATCGCCCGCCGCCGGGCGTCGTCGCGTTCCGCGACGACCTGCTGCGCGGCAACGACGTCCGCGTCGCGTATACCACCGTCGCGCTGCCGCAGGCGGGCGGCCCGCAGCCGGTGCTCGTGCAGGTCGGCGAGACGCTCGACAAGCGCAACGCGCTCGCCAACGACATCATCAAGGGCGTGATCCTGCCGCAATTCGTGATCCTGCCGCTCGCGATCCTGCTCGTCTGGTTCGGGCTGTCGCGCGGGCTCGCGCCGCTCAACGCGCTGCAGGCGCACATCCGCGCGCGGCGTCCGGACGACCTGTCGCCGGTCGAGGCGCAGCGCGCGCCGCCGGAGATCGAGCCGCTCGTCACGTCGTTCAACGACCTGCTCGCGCGCCTCGAACAGAGCATGGCGCTGCAGAAACGCTTCATCGCCGACGCCGCGCACCAGATGAAGACGCCGCTCGCCGGGCTGCGCACGCAGGCCGAATTCGCGCTGCGCCACGACGTGTCCGAGGACGTGCAGCGCTCGCTCGAACAGATCGCGACGAGTTCCGAGCAGGCCGCGCGGCTCGTCACGCAGCTGCTCGCGCTCGCGCGCGCCGAGAACCGGGCGAGCGGGCTGACGTTCGAGCCTGTCGACGTCGCGCCGCTCGCGCGGCGCGCGGTGCGCGACTGGGTGCAGGCCGCGCTCGCGAAGCGGATGGATCTCGGCTACGAAGGCCCGGACGACGGCAACGATGGCGCGCCGCTCGACGTCGACGGCAATCCGCTGATGCTGCGCGAGATGCTCGGCAACCTGATCGACAACGCGCTCCGCTATACGCCGGAAGGCGGCCGCATCACCGTGCGGGTGCGCGCGGATCGCGCCGCGCGGCTCGCGCACCTGGAAGTCGAGGACACGGGCCCCGGCATCCCGGCCGCCGAACGCGAACGCGTGCTCGAGCGCTTCTACCGGATCCTCGGCCGCGAAGGCGACGGCAGCGGCCTCGGGCTCGCGATCGTGCGCGAGATCGTCGCGCAGCACGGCGGCACGCTGACGCTCGACGACCATGTCTACCAGGCGATGCCGCGTCTCGCCGGCACGCTCGTGCGCGTGACCCTGCCGTTGCACGACCCCGCCCCGGAATAA
- the recA gene encoding recombinase RecA has protein sequence MEDSKKGSGLTAEKSKALAAALAQIEKQFGKGSIMRMGDGEATEDIQVVSTGSLGLDIALGVGGLPRGRVVEIYGPESSGKTTLTLQVIAELQKLGGTAAFIDAEHALDVQYAAKLGVNVPELLISQPDTGEQALEITDALVRSGSIDMIVIDSVAALVPKAEIEGEMGDSLPGLQARLMSQALRKLTGTIKRTNCLVIFINQIRMKIGVMFGNPETTTGGNALKFYASVRLDIRRIGSIKKNDEVIGNETRVKVVKNKVSPPFREAIFDILYGEGISRQGEIIDLGVQAKIVDKAGAWYSYNGEKIGQGKDNAREFLRENPEIAREIENRIRESLGVAAMPDGAGNEAEAMDEEE, from the coding sequence ATGGAAGATAGCAAGAAAGGCTCCGGGCTGACTGCCGAGAAAAGCAAGGCGCTGGCTGCCGCGCTCGCGCAGATCGAGAAGCAGTTCGGCAAAGGGTCGATCATGCGCATGGGCGACGGCGAAGCCACCGAGGACATCCAGGTCGTGTCCACGGGCTCGCTGGGCCTCGACATCGCACTCGGCGTCGGCGGCCTGCCGCGCGGCCGGGTGGTCGAAATCTATGGTCCGGAATCGTCCGGCAAGACCACGCTCACGCTGCAGGTGATCGCGGAGCTGCAGAAGCTCGGCGGCACCGCGGCGTTCATCGACGCCGAGCACGCGCTCGACGTCCAGTACGCAGCGAAGCTCGGCGTCAACGTGCCCGAACTGCTGATCTCGCAGCCGGATACCGGCGAGCAGGCGCTGGAAATCACCGACGCGCTGGTGCGCTCGGGCTCGATCGACATGATCGTCATCGACTCGGTTGCGGCGCTCGTGCCGAAGGCCGAAATCGAAGGCGAGATGGGCGATTCGCTGCCGGGCCTGCAGGCCCGCCTGATGTCGCAGGCGCTGCGCAAGCTGACCGGCACGATCAAGCGTACGAACTGCCTCGTGATCTTCATCAACCAGATTCGTATGAAGATCGGCGTGATGTTCGGCAACCCGGAAACCACGACGGGCGGCAACGCGCTCAAGTTCTATGCGTCGGTGCGTCTCGACATCCGCCGGATCGGCTCGATCAAGAAGAACGACGAGGTGATCGGCAACGAAACCCGCGTGAAGGTCGTGAAGAACAAGGTGTCGCCGCCGTTCCGCGAGGCGATCTTCGACATCCTGTACGGCGAGGGCATCTCGCGTCAGGGCGAGATCATCGACCTCGGCGTGCAGGCGAAGATCGTCGACAAGGCGGGCGCCTGGTACAGCTACAACGGCGAGAAGATCGGCCAGGGCAAGGACAACGCGCGTGAATTCCTGCGCGAGAATCCGGAAATCGCGCGCGAGATCGAGAACCGCATTCGCGAATCGCTCGGCGTCGCCGCGATGCCCGATGGCGCAGGCAACGAAGCCGAGGCGATGGACGAAGAAGAGTGA
- a CDS encoding PglL family O-oligosaccharyltransferase has product MPTSFSRSLPLVALAVALIVPYAITNHTYPIPTFYSEFSALALYLLLGASVILLVRTSRPAAPFAAPAAFAAPLGFAAVLVAQVALMPLRVPSMNWLAVGYLGAALVAMQAGYVLAREQLAEATARIMAGALLIGGVFAVFCQVVQLFRLESALSPFVVVYNIAADRRPYGNMAQANHLATYIAFALAGALYLVQTRRLAVWAWLMLSVVLSGGLALTVSRGPWLQVAVMVVAGFWMAWAESRGNPRAPANVRARAWLMPVLLVAVFVAVNGAVRWANLHYHLNLAESAAERMRDAGQIAPRLALWKYGLAMFREHPLLGVGWGEFPSHQFALARALGGVEIANNSHDIFIDLLAKSGLLGLGVLVVTLVLWFVRALRAPQTSTRVFGFALVGVLLMHALVEYPQQYMFFLLPAMFVIGLLEPKPLRVVPGRAAFALFALLTFGGLLAALPVLRDYQRAEVLYYGTDPAAQYRDAPSLLFGAWGDYGAATLLTLSRDALPAKLEAHERAIALLPGETVLRRYAVLQALDGRDADALDTVARLHVFAKELKDWPQQLAALYKLCDEQPSLKAFKAALVAKYGEVPADALDESDDEDDE; this is encoded by the coding sequence ATGCCCACTTCTTTTTCCCGCTCGTTGCCGCTCGTCGCGCTGGCGGTCGCCCTGATCGTGCCGTACGCGATCACGAATCACACGTATCCGATTCCGACCTTCTATTCCGAGTTTTCCGCGCTGGCGCTGTATCTGCTGCTGGGCGCGTCCGTGATCCTGCTCGTGCGGACGAGCCGGCCGGCCGCGCCGTTCGCGGCGCCGGCCGCGTTCGCCGCGCCGCTCGGCTTCGCGGCGGTGCTCGTCGCGCAGGTCGCGCTGATGCCGCTGCGGGTGCCGTCGATGAACTGGCTGGCCGTCGGCTACCTCGGCGCGGCGCTGGTCGCGATGCAGGCGGGCTACGTGCTCGCGCGCGAGCAGCTCGCGGAAGCGACGGCGCGGATCATGGCGGGCGCGTTGCTGATCGGCGGCGTGTTCGCCGTGTTCTGCCAGGTCGTGCAGTTGTTCCGGCTCGAGTCGGCGCTGTCGCCGTTCGTTGTCGTGTACAACATTGCGGCCGACCGCCGGCCGTACGGCAACATGGCGCAGGCGAACCACCTGGCGACCTACATCGCGTTCGCGCTCGCCGGCGCGCTGTATCTGGTGCAGACGCGCCGGCTCGCCGTGTGGGCGTGGCTCATGCTGTCGGTCGTGCTGTCGGGCGGGCTCGCGCTCACCGTGTCGCGCGGGCCGTGGCTGCAGGTTGCGGTGATGGTGGTCGCCGGCTTCTGGATGGCGTGGGCCGAATCGCGCGGCAATCCGCGCGCGCCGGCCAACGTGCGCGCGCGCGCGTGGCTGATGCCCGTCCTGCTCGTCGCCGTGTTCGTCGCGGTGAACGGCGCGGTGCGCTGGGCGAACCTGCACTATCACCTGAATCTCGCGGAGTCGGCGGCCGAACGGATGCGCGACGCGGGCCAGATCGCGCCGCGCCTCGCGCTCTGGAAGTACGGCCTCGCGATGTTCCGCGAGCATCCGCTGCTCGGCGTCGGCTGGGGCGAGTTCCCGTCGCACCAGTTCGCGCTCGCGCGTGCGCTCGGCGGCGTCGAGATCGCGAACAACTCGCACGACATCTTCATCGACCTGCTCGCGAAATCCGGCCTGCTCGGCCTCGGCGTGCTCGTCGTCACGCTCGTGCTGTGGTTCGTGCGCGCGCTGCGCGCGCCGCAGACGAGCACGCGCGTGTTCGGTTTCGCGTTGGTCGGCGTGCTGCTGATGCACGCGCTGGTCGAGTATCCGCAGCAGTACATGTTCTTCCTGCTGCCGGCGATGTTCGTGATCGGCCTGCTCGAGCCGAAGCCGCTGCGCGTCGTGCCGGGCCGCGCGGCGTTTGCGCTGTTCGCGCTGCTGACGTTCGGCGGCCTGCTCGCGGCGCTGCCGGTGTTGCGCGACTACCAGCGCGCGGAAGTGCTGTATTACGGCACTGACCCGGCCGCGCAGTATCGCGACGCGCCGTCGCTGCTGTTCGGCGCATGGGGCGACTACGGCGCGGCGACGCTGCTCACGCTCTCGCGCGACGCCCTGCCGGCCAAGCTGGAGGCGCACGAACGCGCGATCGCGCTGTTGCCCGGCGAGACGGTGCTGCGTCGCTATGCGGTGCTGCAGGCGCTGGACGGCCGCGACGCCGACGCGCTGGATACGGTCGCGCGCCTGCATGTCTTCGCGAAGGAACTGAAGGACTGGCCGCAGCAGCTCGCGGCGCTGTACAAGCTGTGTGACGAACAGCCGTCGCTGAAGGCCTTCAAGGCGGCCTTGGTCGCGAAGTACGGGGAAGTGCCGGCCGACGCGCTCGACGAGTCGGACGACGAAG
- a CDS encoding DUF2889 domain-containing protein → MPLSEPVPRQLRHRRAIRAEAYERGDGLWDIEACLTDHKPRDVALASGIRPQGLPIHELWLRVTIDRDLNVVDAEASSEWVPYPGHCQSAAPAYRALVGLNLFRNFRRNANRLLAGVAGCSHLTELCAVLPTAAIQAFAGDVWNVREEGGEAPDHDGAHDDAPFQLGRCRALRFDGEVVRQYYPRWYGASRPEGGTKE, encoded by the coding sequence ATGCCGCTATCCGAGCCCGTGCCCCGTCAGTTGCGACATCGACGCGCAATCCGAGCGGAAGCCTACGAGCGCGGCGACGGCTTGTGGGACATCGAAGCCTGCCTGACCGATCACAAGCCGCGCGACGTCGCGCTTGCGTCGGGCATCCGGCCCCAGGGCCTGCCGATTCATGAACTCTGGCTGCGCGTGACCATCGATCGTGACCTCAATGTCGTCGACGCCGAAGCGTCGTCGGAATGGGTGCCGTATCCCGGTCACTGTCAATCCGCCGCTCCCGCCTATCGGGCCCTCGTCGGGCTCAATCTCTTCCGCAATTTCCGCCGCAATGCGAACCGGCTGCTGGCCGGCGTCGCGGGCTGCTCCCACCTCACCGAACTGTGCGCCGTGCTGCCGACGGCGGCGATCCAGGCGTTCGCCGGTGACGTGTGGAACGTGCGCGAGGAGGGCGGCGAAGCGCCGGATCACGACGGCGCGCACGACGACGCACCGTTTCAGCTCGGCCGCTGCCGTGCGCTGCGGTTCGACGGCGAGGTCGTGCGGCAGTACTACCCGCGCTGGTATGGCGCGAGCCGGCCGGAAGGCGGCACGAAGGAATGA
- a CDS encoding pilin translates to MFEAFSVSLFRRFAVDLRRVRRPALRWHPGGFTLIELMIVLAIVGVIAAYAIPAYQDYLARSRVGEGLALASSARLAVADNAASGAGLAGGYSPPAATRNVESVQIDDDTGQISVVFTARVAAAGTNTLVLVPSTPDKADAPTARVALKKGAMQAGAITWECFAAGKQASSLPAPGAGPLPADSATLPAKYAPAECRA, encoded by the coding sequence ATGTTCGAAGCCTTTTCCGTTTCCCTGTTCCGCCGTTTCGCCGTCGACCTGCGACGGGTGCGCCGGCCCGCGCTGCGCTGGCATCCCGGCGGGTTCACGCTGATCGAGCTGATGATCGTGCTGGCGATCGTCGGCGTCATTGCCGCCTATGCGATTCCCGCCTACCAGGATTACCTCGCGCGCTCGCGGGTCGGCGAGGGGCTCGCGCTCGCGTCGTCCGCGCGGCTTGCGGTCGCGGACAACGCGGCGAGCGGCGCGGGCCTCGCCGGCGGCTACAGCCCGCCGGCCGCGACCCGCAATGTCGAGTCGGTGCAGATCGACGACGACACTGGCCAGATTTCGGTCGTCTTTACCGCCCGGGTCGCGGCTGCCGGCACGAACACGCTCGTGCTGGTGCCGTCGACGCCCGACAAGGCCGATGCGCCGACGGCCCGGGTCGCGCTCAAGAAAGGCGCGATGCAGGCCGGCGCGATCACGTGGGAGTGCTTCGCCGCCGGCAAACAGGCGTCGTCGCTGCCGGCGCCGGGCGCGGGGCCGCTGCCGGCCGACAGCGCCACACTGCCGGCCAAGTACGCGCCGGCGGAGTGCCGCGCGTAG
- the sucC gene encoding ADP-forming succinate--CoA ligase subunit beta — MKIHEYQGKEILRKFGVAVPRGKPAFSVDEAVKVAEELGGPVWVVKAQIHAGGRGKGGGVKVAKSIEQVREYANQILGMQLVTHQTGPEGQKVNRLMIEEGADIKQELYVSLVVDRVSQKIVLMGSSEGGMDIEEVAEKHPELIHKVIVEPSTGLLDAQADDLAAKIGVPAASIPQARAILQGLYKAFWETDASLAEINPLNVSGDGKVIALDAKFNFDSNALFRHPEIVAYRDLDEEDPAEIEASKFDLAYISLDGNIGCLVNGAGLAMATMDTIKLFGGEPANFLDVGGGATTEKVTEAFKLMLKNPDLKAILVNIFGGIMRCDVIAEGVIAGSKAVNLNVPLVVRMKGTNEDLGKKMLADSGLPIISADSMEEAAQKVVAAAEGK; from the coding sequence ATGAAGATTCACGAGTACCAGGGTAAGGAAATCCTGCGGAAATTCGGAGTCGCGGTACCGCGCGGCAAGCCGGCGTTCTCGGTTGACGAAGCCGTCAAGGTGGCGGAAGAGCTCGGCGGCCCGGTATGGGTCGTGAAGGCTCAGATTCACGCGGGTGGCCGTGGCAAGGGCGGCGGCGTGAAGGTGGCGAAGTCGATCGAGCAGGTTCGCGAATACGCGAACCAGATCCTCGGCATGCAGCTCGTCACGCACCAGACCGGTCCGGAAGGCCAGAAGGTCAACCGTCTGATGATCGAAGAAGGCGCCGACATCAAGCAGGAACTGTATGTCAGCCTCGTCGTTGATCGCGTGTCGCAAAAGATCGTTCTGATGGGTTCGAGCGAAGGCGGCATGGACATCGAAGAAGTTGCCGAAAAGCATCCGGAACTGATCCACAAGGTCATCGTCGAGCCGTCGACCGGCCTGCTCGACGCCCAGGCCGACGACCTCGCCGCGAAGATCGGCGTGCCGGCTGCTTCGATTCCGCAAGCGCGCGCCATCCTGCAAGGCCTGTACAAGGCATTCTGGGAAACCGACGCGTCGCTGGCTGAAATCAACCCGCTGAACGTCTCCGGCGACGGCAAGGTCATCGCACTCGACGCGAAGTTCAACTTCGACTCGAACGCGCTGTTCCGCCACCCGGAAATCGTCGCGTACCGCGACCTGGATGAAGAAGATCCGGCTGAAATCGAAGCGTCGAAGTTCGACCTCGCGTACATCTCGCTCGACGGCAACATCGGCTGTCTCGTGAACGGCGCAGGCCTCGCGATGGCGACGATGGACACGATCAAGCTGTTCGGCGGCGAGCCGGCGAACTTCCTGGACGTCGGCGGAGGAGCTACGACCGAGAAGGTCACGGAAGCGTTCAAGCTGATGCTGAAGAACCCGGACCTGAAGGCGATCCTCGTGAACATCTTCGGCGGCATCATGCGCTGCGACGTGATCGCGGAAGGCGTGATCGCCGGTTCGAAGGCCGTGAACCTGAACGTGCCGCTCGTCGTGCGCATGAAGGGCACGAACGAGGACCTCGGCAAGAAGATGCTGGCCGATTCGGGCCTGCCGATCATCTCGGCGGACAGCATGGAAGAAGCTGCGCAGAAGGTCGTCGCGGCTGCCGAAGGCAAGTAA
- a CDS encoding response regulator transcription factor, producing MRILIAEDDSILADGLTRSLRQSGYAVDHVKNGVEADTALSMQTFDLLILDLGLPKLSGLDVLKRLRARNSNLPVLILTAADSVDERVKGLDLGADDYMAKPFALNELEARVRALTRRGAGGGPTVVRHGSLAFDQVGRIAYANDRVLELSARELGLLEVLLQRIGRLVSKEQLVDHLCEWGEEVSNNAIEVYVHRLRKKIEPSGVRIATVRGLGYCLEKVVAAPASDAAEPHPASAGTSLR from the coding sequence ATGCGAATTCTCATCGCCGAAGATGACAGCATACTCGCGGACGGCCTCACCCGGTCACTCCGCCAATCGGGCTATGCCGTCGATCACGTGAAGAACGGCGTCGAGGCCGACACGGCCCTGTCGATGCAGACATTCGACCTGCTGATCCTCGATCTCGGCCTGCCGAAGCTGTCCGGCCTCGATGTCCTGAAGCGCCTGCGCGCACGCAACTCCAACCTCCCCGTGCTGATCCTGACCGCCGCCGACAGCGTCGACGAGCGCGTGAAAGGCCTCGACCTCGGCGCCGACGACTACATGGCCAAGCCGTTCGCGCTCAACGAGCTCGAGGCGCGCGTGCGCGCGCTGACCCGGCGCGGCGCGGGCGGCGGCCCGACCGTCGTGCGGCACGGCTCGCTCGCGTTCGACCAGGTCGGCCGCATCGCCTACGCGAACGACCGCGTGCTCGAGCTGTCCGCCCGCGAGCTCGGCCTGCTCGAGGTGCTGCTGCAGCGGATCGGCCGCCTCGTGTCGAAGGAGCAGCTCGTCGACCATCTGTGCGAATGGGGCGAGGAGGTCAGCAACAACGCGATCGAAGTCTACGTGCACCGGCTGCGCAAGAAGATCGAGCCGAGCGGCGTGCGGATCGCCACCGTGCGCGGGCTCGGCTACTGCCTCGAGAAAGTCGTCGCCGCCCCCGCGTCCGACGCGGCGGAGCCGCACCCCGCGTCAGCCGGCACGTCGCTGCGCTGA
- a CDS encoding TerC family protein — MLEFLSTLHWGAVLQIVAIDILLGGDNAVVIALACRNLPANQRLRGVIWGTAGAILLRIVLIAFAVALLDVPFLKFAGGVLLLWIGIKLMAPAGDAHDDIKPADKLWAAVKTIVIADAVMSLDNVIAIAGAAERADPGHRLALVIFGLVVSVPIIVWGSTLVLKMLDRFPVVVTLGAGLLGWIAGGLMVNDPAGDRWPLLDTPAAIYGASVAGALFVVAAGYALRKRRGASGASGSP; from the coding sequence ATGCTCGAATTCCTGTCCACGCTCCACTGGGGCGCCGTGCTTCAGATCGTCGCCATCGACATCCTGCTCGGCGGCGACAACGCGGTCGTGATCGCGCTCGCGTGCCGCAACCTGCCGGCGAACCAGCGTCTGCGCGGCGTCATCTGGGGCACCGCCGGCGCGATCCTGCTGCGGATCGTGCTGATCGCGTTCGCGGTCGCGCTGCTCGACGTGCCGTTCCTGAAGTTCGCGGGCGGCGTGCTGCTGCTGTGGATCGGCATCAAGCTGATGGCGCCCGCCGGCGACGCGCACGACGACATCAAGCCGGCCGACAAGCTGTGGGCGGCCGTGAAGACGATCGTGATCGCCGACGCGGTGATGAGCCTCGACAACGTGATCGCGATCGCCGGGGCGGCGGAGCGGGCCGATCCGGGGCACCGGCTCGCGCTCGTGATCTTCGGGCTCGTCGTCAGCGTGCCGATCATCGTGTGGGGCAGCACGCTGGTGCTGAAGATGCTCGACCGCTTCCCCGTAGTCGTCACGCTCGGCGCGGGGCTGCTCGGCTGGATCGCCGGCGGGCTGATGGTGAACGACCCGGCCGGCGACCGCTGGCCGCTGCTCGACACGCCGGCCGCGATCTACGGCGCGAGCGTGGCCGGCGCGTTGTTCGTCGTCGCGGCCGGCTACGCGCTGAGGAAACGGCGCGGCGCGTCGGGCGCATCCGGCTCGCCCTGA
- the recX gene encoding recombination regulator RecX yields the protein MVRRRGGTGEPEEHDARSAPGDSDRRAASPGASRRSASASVSHAANRTATRASDDALVSFEVTAPDDPFEHDESFDAHDRARRRVSGVGFPRDRASATSAAATEDVYTRTSQNPRRTRRPSGTTAEAEGGASARKPSSSKPVRSLKGRALGYLSRREYSRAELARKLAPYVGEDESVEPVLDALEQEGWLSDARFAESLVHRRASRVGAARIVNELKRHAVGDTLVEEVSAQLRETEWTRAQGVWRKKFGALPQTPAERAKQARFLAARGFSSATIVKLLKCGDEMFGDD from the coding sequence ATGGTCAGGCGCCGGGGCGGAACGGGCGAGCCGGAGGAGCACGACGCGCGCAGCGCGCCGGGCGACTCCGACCGGCGCGCCGCGTCCCCGGGCGCCAGCCGGCGGTCCGCGAGTGCTTCAGTCAGCCATGCCGCGAACCGCACCGCGACGAGGGCATCCGACGATGCCCTCGTTTCATTTGAGGTGACCGCGCCGGACGATCCGTTCGAACACGACGAATCGTTCGATGCGCACGACCGGGCGCGCCGCCGCGTGTCCGGCGTCGGCTTTCCGCGCGACCGCGCGTCCGCCACATCCGCTGCGGCCACGGAAGACGTCTACACCCGCACGAGCCAGAACCCGCGTCGCACGCGCCGGCCGTCCGGTACCACCGCCGAGGCGGAGGGCGGCGCGTCGGCGCGCAAGCCATCGTCGTCGAAACCCGTTCGTTCGCTGAAGGGCCGCGCGCTCGGCTATCTGTCCCGGCGTGAATACAGCCGCGCCGAACTGGCGCGCAAGCTCGCGCCTTATGTCGGCGAAGACGAATCCGTCGAGCCGGTGCTGGATGCGCTGGAGCAGGAAGGCTGGCTGTCCGACGCGCGTTTCGCCGAGAGTCTCGTGCATCGTCGCGCGTCGCGGGTCGGCGCCGCTCGGATCGTCAACGAGCTGAAGCGCCATGCGGTCGGCGACACCCTCGTCGAGGAGGTGAGCGCGCAGCTTCGAGAGACCGAATGGACGCGCGCACAAGGGGTCTGGCGCAAGAAATTCGGTGCACTGCCGCAAACGCCCGCCGAGCGCGCGAAGCAGGCGCGCTTCCTGGCGGCGCGAGGCTTCTCGAGCGCGACCATCGTGAAGTTGCTGAAGTGCGGCGACGAAATGTTCGGCGACGACTGA
- the sucD gene encoding succinate--CoA ligase subunit alpha: MSILINKDTKVITQGITGKTGQFHTRACREYANGREAFVAGVNPKKAGEDFEGIPIYASVKEAKEETGATVSVIYVPPAGAAAAIWEAVEADLDLAICITEGIPVRDMIEVKDRMRREGRKTLLLGPNCPGTITPDELKIGIMPGHIHRKGRIGVVSRSGTLTYEAVAQLTALGLGQSSAVGIGGDPINGLKHIDVMKMFNDDPDTDAVVMIGEIGGPDEANAAQWIKDNMKKPVVGFIAGVTAPPGKRMGHAGALISGGADTAEAKLEIMEACGITVTRNPSEMGRLLKKAL; the protein is encoded by the coding sequence ATGTCGATTCTGATCAACAAGGACACGAAGGTCATCACGCAGGGCATTACCGGCAAAACCGGTCAGTTCCACACGCGCGCCTGCCGTGAATATGCAAACGGCCGCGAAGCATTCGTCGCTGGCGTGAACCCGAAGAAGGCCGGCGAAGATTTCGAAGGCATTCCGATCTACGCAAGCGTCAAGGAAGCGAAGGAAGAAACCGGCGCAACCGTGTCGGTCATCTACGTGCCGCCGGCAGGCGCTGCCGCTGCGATCTGGGAAGCGGTCGAAGCCGATCTGGATCTCGCGATCTGCATCACGGAAGGCATCCCGGTCCGCGACATGATCGAAGTGAAGGACCGCATGCGCCGCGAAGGCCGCAAGACGCTGCTGCTCGGGCCGAACTGCCCGGGCACGATCACGCCGGACGAACTGAAGATCGGCATCATGCCGGGTCACATCCACCGCAAGGGCCGCATCGGCGTCGTGTCGCGTTCGGGCACGCTGACGTATGAAGCCGTTGCACAGCTGACGGCACTGGGCCTCGGCCAGTCGTCGGCAGTCGGCATCGGCGGCGACCCGATCAACGGTCTGAAGCACATCGACGTCATGAAGATGTTCAACGACGATCCGGATACGGATGCGGTCGTGATGATCGGCGAGATCGGCGGTCCGGACGAAGCGAACGCCGCGCAGTGGATCAAGGACAACATGAAGAAGCCGGTCGTCGGCTTCATCGCGGGCGTCACGGCGCCTCCGGGCAAGCGCATGGGCCACGCCGGCGCGCTGATCTCGGGCGGTGCGGATACGGCCGAAGCGAAGCTGGAAATCATGGAAGCGTGCGGCATCACCGTCACGCGCAACCCGTCGGAAATGGGCCGTCTGCTGAAGAAGGCGCTGTAA